In Paracoccaceae bacterium Fryx2, a single genomic region encodes these proteins:
- a CDS encoding FAD-dependent monooxygenase produces MSLIGAEITVLGAGVAGLAVARALALRGARVTVLEQAKAIEEVGAGLQISPNGAAVLHALGLGAALEAASTRSQAVELRDGIDGATVLRMDLARLRPGQGYHLLHRADLIDLLATGAREAGVEIRLLQRVETVDLSGPRPKLVTLQGAQSTPPLLIGADGLHSKVRAALNGAVAPFFTHQVAWRTVIPAEPGAAPVAEVHMGPGRHLVSYPLRGGSLRNIVAVEERRRWVQEGWNLKDDPVEMRLAFEGFGPRVRGWLDAAQEVWLWGLFRHPVAKHWHGQGAAILGDAAHPTLPFLAQGANMALEDAWVLAASLAAHDTPEVGLAAYQAARARRCAAIVQAANTNARLYHLDGIARDAAHLGLRFGGRMAPGLALKRFDWIYAHDATKA; encoded by the coding sequence ATGAGCCTGATCGGCGCAGAGATCACGGTGCTGGGGGCCGGCGTGGCGGGACTGGCAGTGGCAAGGGCGCTGGCGCTGCGTGGCGCCCGCGTCACTGTGCTGGAACAGGCCAAGGCGATCGAAGAGGTCGGGGCCGGCCTCCAGATCAGCCCGAACGGGGCGGCGGTGCTGCACGCACTCGGCCTCGGCGCGGCGCTGGAGGCCGCCTCGACCCGCAGCCAGGCGGTGGAACTGCGCGACGGCATCGACGGCGCCACCGTGCTGCGGATGGACCTTGCCCGCCTGCGGCCGGGGCAGGGCTATCACCTGCTGCACCGCGCCGACCTGATCGACCTGCTGGCCACCGGCGCGCGCGAGGCCGGCGTCGAGATCCGGCTGCTGCAACGGGTGGAAACGGTCGACTTGTCCGGCCCGCGCCCGAAACTGGTGACGCTGCAGGGCGCGCAATCCACGCCGCCGCTGCTGATCGGCGCCGACGGGCTGCATTCCAAGGTGCGGGCGGCCCTGAACGGGGCGGTTGCGCCGTTCTTCACTCATCAGGTCGCGTGGCGCACGGTGATTCCTGCCGAACCGGGTGCCGCCCCGGTGGCCGAGGTTCACATGGGCCCCGGCCGCCATCTGGTCAGCTATCCGCTGCGCGGCGGCAGCCTGCGCAACATCGTGGCCGTCGAGGAACGCCGCCGCTGGGTGCAGGAAGGCTGGAACCTGAAGGACGATCCGGTGGAAATGCGTCTGGCGTTCGAAGGCTTCGGCCCCCGGGTGCGCGGCTGGCTCGACGCGGCGCAGGAGGTCTGGCTCTGGGGCCTGTTCCGCCATCCGGTGGCGAAGCACTGGCACGGGCAGGGTGCCGCGATCCTAGGCGACGCCGCCCACCCGACGCTTCCCTTCCTGGCACAGGGCGCCAACATGGCGCTGGAGGATGCCTGGGTGCTGGCCGCATCCCTTGCCGCGCATGACACACCCGAGGTGGGCCTTGCCGCCTATCAGGCCGCCCGCGCCCGGCGCTGCGCCGCCATCGTGCAGGCCGCCAACACAAACGCGCGCCTCTACCATCTCGACGGCATCGCGCGCGACGCCGCCCACCTCGGGCTGCGCTTCGGCGGCCGCATGGCCCCCGGTCTGGCCCTGAAACGCTTTGACTGGATCTACGCCCACGACGCGACGAAGGCCTGA
- the xth gene encoding exodeoxyribonuclease III, which translates to MKIATFNINGIKARIEALPDWLRNAMPDVVLLQEIKSQDKDFPRALFEEMGYRVETHGQKGFNGVAILSRLPLEDVVRGLPGDAADEQSRWIEATVIGARAVRVCGLYLPNGNPAPGPKYDYKLAWMARLLDRARDLLATEEPVVMAGDYNVIPQAEDAAKPSAWVEDALFLPATRAAFRRVLHLGYLDAFRAREPAPGHYTFWDYQAGAWSRNNGIRIDHVLLSPQAADLLSEARIDREVRAGDKPSDHVPVWVDLAA; encoded by the coding sequence ATGAAAATCGCCACGTTCAACATCAACGGCATCAAGGCGCGGATCGAGGCCCTGCCCGACTGGCTGCGCAATGCCATGCCCGATGTTGTGCTGCTGCAGGAGATCAAGTCGCAGGACAAGGACTTCCCGCGCGCGCTGTTCGAGGAGATGGGCTACCGGGTGGAGACCCATGGCCAGAAGGGGTTCAACGGCGTGGCGATCCTGTCGCGCCTGCCGCTGGAGGATGTGGTGCGCGGCCTGCCCGGCGACGCCGCCGACGAACAGTCGCGGTGGATCGAGGCGACGGTGATCGGGGCACGGGCTGTCAGGGTCTGCGGCCTTTACCTGCCCAACGGCAACCCGGCGCCGGGGCCGAAATACGACTACAAGCTGGCCTGGATGGCGCGCCTGCTGGACCGGGCGCGCGACCTGCTGGCGACCGAGGAGCCGGTGGTCATGGCGGGCGACTACAACGTGATTCCGCAGGCCGAAGATGCGGCGAAGCCTTCCGCCTGGGTTGAGGATGCGCTGTTCCTACCCGCCACGCGCGCCGCGTTTCGCCGGGTGCTGCATCTGGGCTATCTGGATGCGTTCCGGGCCCGGGAGCCCGCGCCGGGGCATTATACCTTCTGGGACTATCAGGCAGGGGCGTGGTCGCGCAACAATGGCATCCGCATCGACCACGTTCTGCTGTCGCCGCAGGCGGCGGACCTGCTGAGCGAGGCGCGGATCGACCGCGAGGTGCGGGCGGGCGACAAGCCGTCGGACCATGTGCCGGTCTGGGTGGATCTGGCGGCCTGA
- a CDS encoding iron-sulfur cluster assembly accessory protein has protein sequence MTLPPRVTDRAFARLAKIAASTGDGRALRVAVEGGGCSGFQYDIRLDDPAADDLVLEKDGQKVLVDAVSLPFLSNAVIDYSEELIGARFVIRNPNASSSCGCGTSFSM, from the coding sequence CTGACGCTTCCCCCCCGCGTGACCGACCGGGCCTTTGCCCGGCTGGCCAAGATTGCCGCCAGCACCGGCGACGGGCGCGCCTTGCGCGTCGCGGTCGAAGGCGGCGGTTGCTCGGGCTTCCAGTACGACATCCGGCTCGACGATCCGGCTGCCGACGATCTGGTGCTGGAAAAGGACGGGCAGAAGGTGCTGGTTGACGCGGTGTCGCTGCCCTTCCTGTCGAACGCGGTGATCGACTATTCCGAGGAACTGATCGGTGCGCGCTTCGTGATCCGGAACCCCAATGCATCCAGCTCATGCGGGTGCGGAACGTCGTTCTCGATGTGA
- a CDS encoding deoxyguanosinetriphosphate triphosphohydrolase, which translates to MLAPYACQPEQSRGRLHTERMSSFRSDFQRDRDRIIHSSAFRRLKHKTQVFVEHEGDYYRTRLTHSIEVAQVARTIAGVLGLNTDLAEAVALAHDLGHTPFGHTGEDALGALMQPYGGFDHNAQAIRIVTRLERHYADFDGLNLTWETLEGIAKHNGPLLVLGPDGVPVGDPLPFALAEANAEWDLELDTFASAEAQVAAIADDVAYSHHDLHDGLRSGLFTEADLMELPVTGPAFAAVDALYPGLEPMRRRHEALRRVFGRMVEDVIAVAKNRLDAAQPKSVAEIRALGATVIRFSKPLYQELKVIRSFLFHRMYRAPSVMLERARVTLVVNDLFPLFLSQPGLLPAELQADVARADGQVALARIVADYVAGMTDRFALQEHARLCGGTAGDRG; encoded by the coding sequence ATGTTGGCACCCTATGCCTGCCAGCCCGAACAAAGCCGAGGAAGGCTTCATACCGAGCGGATGTCGAGCTTTCGCTCGGATTTTCAGCGCGACCGGGACCGGATCATCCATTCCAGCGCCTTCCGGCGGCTGAAGCACAAGACGCAGGTCTTTGTCGAGCATGAGGGCGACTATTACCGCACTCGCCTGACGCACTCGATCGAGGTGGCACAGGTGGCGCGCACCATCGCGGGCGTGCTGGGGCTGAACACCGATCTGGCCGAGGCGGTGGCGCTGGCGCATGATCTGGGCCACACGCCGTTCGGCCATACCGGCGAGGATGCGCTGGGGGCGCTGATGCAGCCCTACGGCGGGTTCGACCACAACGCGCAGGCGATCCGCATCGTCACCCGGCTGGAACGGCACTATGCCGATTTCGACGGGCTGAACCTGACCTGGGAAACGCTGGAGGGCATCGCCAAGCACAACGGCCCGCTGCTGGTGCTGGGCCCGGACGGGGTGCCGGTCGGCGACCCGCTGCCCTTCGCGCTGGCCGAGGCCAATGCCGAATGGGATCTGGAACTTGACACCTTTGCCTCGGCCGAGGCGCAGGTGGCGGCGATTGCCGACGATGTTGCCTATTCGCACCACGACCTGCACGACGGACTGCGCTCGGGCCTGTTCACCGAGGCCGACCTGATGGAGCTGCCGGTGACCGGCCCGGCCTTTGCGGCCGTCGACGCGCTCTACCCTGGGCTGGAGCCGATGCGGCGGCGGCACGAGGCGCTGCGGCGGGTGTTCGGACGCATGGTCGAGGACGTGATCGCGGTGGCAAAGAACCGGCTCGATGCGGCGCAGCCGAAGTCGGTGGCCGAGATCCGGGCGCTGGGGGCGACGGTGATCCGCTTTTCCAAGCCGCTCTATCAGGAACTGAAGGTGATCCGGTCGTTCCTGTTCCACCGGATGTATCGCGCGCCCTCGGTGATGTTGGAACGGGCGCGGGTGACGCTGGTGGTCAACGACCTGTTCCCGCTGTTCCTGTCGCAGCCCGGGCTTTTGCCCGCCGAGTTGCAGGCCGATGTGGCGCGGGCCGACGGGCAGGTGGCGCTGGCGCGGATCGTGGCCGATTATGTGGCGGGCATGACCGACCGCTTCGCCTTGCAGGAACATGCGCGGCTCTGCGGCGGCACAGCGGGGGACCGCGGCTAG
- a CDS encoding disulfide bond formation protein B, producing MTRTLTRTTLILLAAGGSALMLLGAFGFQYLGGMAPCPLCLWQRWPHAAAVGIGVLALALRGRTLPVLGAAAALTTAGIGMYHTGVERGWWQGPTSCTTGSVAGLDPADLLNQILAAPIVRCDEVAWELFTLSMASWNAVASVGLAAIWLAAALAPARR from the coding sequence ATGACACGCACATTGACACGCACGACCCTGATCCTGCTGGCGGCGGGCGGTTCAGCCCTGATGCTTCTGGGGGCATTTGGCTTCCAGTATCTGGGCGGCATGGCGCCCTGCCCGCTGTGCCTGTGGCAACGCTGGCCCCACGCGGCGGCAGTGGGCATCGGCGTGCTGGCGCTGGCGCTGAGGGGACGCACCCTGCCCGTGCTCGGCGCGGCGGCGGCGCTGACCACGGCGGGGATCGGGATGTATCACACCGGCGTCGAGCGTGGCTGGTGGCAGGGTCCGACCTCCTGCACCACGGGCAGCGTCGCGGGCCTGGACCCGGCCGACCTCTTGAACCAGATCCTCGCCGCCCCGATCGTGCGCTGCGACGAGGTGGCGTGGGAGCTGTTCACCCTGTCGATGGCCAGCTGGAATGCGGTGGCCTCGGTCGGGCTGGCGGCGATCTGGCTGGCCGCGGCGCTGGCCCCGGCCCGGCGCTGA
- a CDS encoding YqaA family protein, with translation MIRSLYDWTLSLAQHRHALWALAFVSFIESSVFPIPPDLLLIPMIIAAPSRAFLIATVCTVSSVLGGLAGYGIGALLFETVGQPVLAFYGMTDKFAVFEQNYNDWGAWAVLIAGITPFPYKVITILSGMTGLSLPVFIVASIVARGFRFFVLAALLWKFGAPIRDFIERRLGILFTLAVLLLLGGFALVRYL, from the coding sequence ATGATACGCTCGCTTTATGACTGGACCCTGTCGCTGGCGCAGCACCGCCATGCGCTCTGGGCGTTGGCTTTCGTCTCGTTCATCGAAAGCTCGGTGTTTCCGATCCCGCCCGATCTGCTGCTGATCCCGATGATCATCGCCGCCCCGTCGCGCGCCTTCCTGATCGCCACGGTCTGCACCGTCAGTTCGGTGCTGGGCGGGCTGGCGGGCTATGGCATCGGCGCGCTGCTGTTCGAAACGGTCGGGCAGCCGGTGCTGGCCTTCTACGGCATGACCGACAAGTTCGCGGTGTTCGAGCAGAACTACAACGACTGGGGCGCCTGGGCGGTGCTGATTGCAGGCATCACCCCCTTCCCCTACAAGGTCATCACCATCCTGTCGGGGATGACCGGCCTGTCGCTGCCGGTGTTCATCGTGGCCTCGATCGTGGCGCGCGGCTTCCGGTTCTTCGTGCTGGCGGCGCTGCTGTGGAAATTCGGCGCGCCGATCCGCGACTTCATCGAGCGCCGCCTCGGGATCCTGTTCACGCTGGCGGTGCTGCTGCTGCTGGGCGGCTTTGCACTGGTGAGGTATCTATGA
- a CDS encoding neutral zinc metallopeptidase → MKWQGRRGSRNIEDRRGMSAGRVGGVGGIGVVAVLLIGYFFGIDVTPLLQEGGSEPGTPVELTAEDVAAGEFVSVTLADTEEVWAQVFRDQVGRAYRPATLVLFKDVTQSPCGGASGATGPFYCPADRKVYLDTAFFTTLEQRLGAAGDFAAAYVVAHEIGHHVQHELGILGQAGEQRAAMSEADSNAVSVRVELQADCFAGIWAREAQARFGSISAADLEEAVNAARQIGDDTLQRNAGRRPMPHTFTHGTSAQRSDWFERGYQTGDMAQCDTFAASRL, encoded by the coding sequence ATGAAGTGGCAGGGCAGGCGCGGCAGCCGAAACATCGAGGACCGGCGCGGCATGTCGGCCGGACGGGTTGGCGGGGTCGGCGGCATCGGCGTGGTGGCGGTGCTGCTGATCGGGTATTTCTTCGGGATCGACGTGACACCGCTGCTGCAGGAAGGCGGCAGCGAACCGGGCACGCCCGTCGAACTGACCGCAGAAGACGTGGCTGCGGGCGAATTCGTCTCGGTCACGCTGGCCGATACCGAGGAGGTCTGGGCACAGGTGTTCCGCGATCAGGTCGGCCGGGCCTACCGCCCCGCGACGCTGGTGCTGTTCAAGGACGTGACGCAGTCGCCCTGCGGCGGGGCATCAGGGGCCACCGGGCCGTTCTACTGCCCGGCAGACCGCAAGGTGTATCTGGATACCGCCTTCTTCACCACGCTGGAGCAGCGTCTCGGCGCGGCCGGCGACTTTGCCGCCGCCTATGTGGTGGCGCACGAGATCGGGCACCATGTGCAGCATGAACTGGGCATCCTGGGACAGGCCGGCGAACAGCGCGCTGCCATGTCCGAGGCCGACAGCAACGCGGTGTCGGTGCGGGTCGAGCTTCAGGCCGACTGTTTCGCGGGGATCTGGGCGCGCGAGGCGCAGGCGCGCTTCGGGTCGATCAGCGCGGCCGATCTGGAGGAGGCGGTGAACGCCGCGCGCCAGATCGGTGACGACACGCTGCAGCGCAACGCAGGCCGACGCCCGATGCCGCACACCTTCACCCACGGCACCTCGGCGCAGCGGTCCGACTGGTTCGAGCGCGGCTACCAGACCGGCGACATGGCGCAATGCGACACTTTCGCCGCGTCGCGGCTGTAG
- a CDS encoding Hint domain-containing protein, whose translation MPVIALYNFDETTGTTVHDSALGNGAQNGMYINGASPAGGEAMLDGRNDLVKILANPVFQMDSGTLNIAFSQSSASGCRPETILSRDSAGVTQGGFRIEILASGAIVIAHEGAAGTETFGTGPGFMAPGDDIKLSYSWDEGGTGGKLVIENTTAGTAFADDVPNSLTMDMGAINQPWIVGAGQSLSSPAILNDINQHFHGTVSMFSISDTVDNLGTVNDGIVSGTEGDDLIDLAYTGDPDGDRIDRGDAIIAGQGPDDDIVVAGGGNDTVLAGLGNDLIYGGGGNDVIHGGPGDDTIDGGDGNDTLHGGNGSDLVDGGDGDDLIDTSGSRAPLPDRGYPGLYPADGDPMNDRDTVYGGAGNDTITTGDDNDLIFGGSGNDLIDGGIDDDTIHGGSGDDTMIGGEGSDVVFGGDGNDLIYGGLSPEFPDAINIPDATDLRPDNGRDTLFGGAGNDTIFGMDDDDILRGGDGNDYLDGGIDDDTLHGDEGNDTLIGGEGTDVMFGGADRDTFIGATAGDQIDGGEEGDDYDTLDLRGLGPRQVIYDPANSENGTVNFLDSDGNLTGTMAFVNIENVVCFTPGTMIATPKGEVPVENLRPGDKVITRDNGIQEIRWTGRKVMDWRALTANPHLKPILVRQGALGNGLPERDMMLSPNHRVLVANDRTALYFDEHEVLVAAKHLVGGAGIHEVDSIGTTYLHFMFDRHEVVLSNGAWTESFQPGDYTLKGMGNSQRNEIFELFPDLKTPAGLDAYGAARKTLKRHEARLLVQ comes from the coding sequence ATGCCGGTAATTGCGCTCTACAACTTCGACGAGACGACGGGAACGACGGTCCATGACTCCGCTCTGGGCAACGGGGCGCAGAACGGGATGTACATCAACGGGGCCTCGCCCGCAGGGGGGGAGGCGATGCTGGATGGCAGGAACGATCTGGTAAAGATCCTTGCCAACCCGGTGTTCCAGATGGACAGCGGCACCCTGAACATCGCGTTTTCCCAGAGCTCGGCAAGCGGCTGCCGTCCTGAAACCATCCTGTCGCGCGACAGCGCCGGCGTGACGCAGGGCGGGTTCCGCATCGAGATCCTGGCCAGTGGGGCGATCGTCATCGCGCATGAAGGCGCGGCCGGCACCGAGACCTTCGGCACCGGGCCGGGCTTCATGGCGCCGGGTGATGACATCAAGCTGAGCTACAGCTGGGACGAGGGCGGGACCGGCGGCAAGCTGGTGATCGAAAACACCACCGCGGGCACCGCATTCGCAGACGACGTGCCCAACAGCCTGACGATGGACATGGGCGCCATCAACCAGCCCTGGATCGTGGGTGCCGGGCAGTCGCTGTCGTCCCCGGCGATCCTGAACGACATCAACCAGCATTTCCACGGCACGGTTTCGATGTTCTCGATCTCGGACACGGTCGACAACCTCGGCACCGTCAACGACGGAATCGTTTCGGGCACGGAAGGCGACGACCTGATCGACCTTGCCTATACCGGCGACCCCGATGGCGACCGGATCGACCGCGGCGACGCGATCATCGCCGGTCAGGGCCCCGATGACGACATCGTGGTGGCGGGAGGCGGCAACGACACCGTGCTGGCCGGGCTCGGAAACGACCTGATCTACGGCGGTGGCGGGAATGACGTGATCCATGGCGGCCCCGGCGATGACACGATCGACGGCGGCGACGGCAATGACACCCTTCATGGCGGCAACGGCAGCGATCTGGTGGACGGCGGCGACGGCGATGACCTGATCGACACCAGCGGCAGCAGGGCACCGTTGCCCGACCGCGGCTATCCGGGGCTTTATCCGGCCGATGGCGACCCGATGAACGACCGTGACACGGTCTACGGCGGGGCCGGCAACGACACGATCACCACCGGCGATGACAACGACCTGATCTTCGGCGGTTCGGGCAACGACTTGATCGACGGCGGAATCGACGACGACACCATCCATGGCGGCAGTGGCGACGACACGATGATTGGCGGCGAAGGCTCCGATGTGGTGTTTGGCGGCGACGGCAACGATCTGATCTATGGCGGGCTCAGCCCCGAGTTTCCCGACGCGATCAACATTCCCGACGCCACCGACCTGCGCCCCGACAATGGCCGGGACACGCTGTTCGGCGGCGCGGGCAACGACACCATCTTCGGCATGGATGATGACGACATCCTGCGGGGGGGCGACGGCAACGACTACCTCGATGGCGGGATCGACGACGACACCCTTCATGGCGACGAGGGCAATGACACCCTGATCGGCGGAGAAGGTACCGACGTGATGTTCGGCGGGGCCGACCGCGACACATTCATCGGTGCCACCGCGGGCGATCAGATCGACGGCGGCGAGGAGGGCGACGACTATGACACGCTCGATCTGCGTGGCCTCGGTCCGCGGCAGGTGATCTACGACCCGGCCAACTCGGAAAACGGCACGGTCAACTTCCTCGACAGTGACGGAAACCTTACCGGCACGATGGCTTTCGTGAACATCGAGAATGTGGTGTGCTTTACGCCCGGCACGATGATCGCCACGCCGAAGGGCGAGGTTCCGGTAGAAAATCTGCGCCCCGGCGACAAGGTGATCACCCGCGACAACGGCATTCAGGAAATCCGCTGGACCGGCCGGAAGGTGATGGACTGGCGCGCCCTGACGGCAAACCCGCATCTGAAGCCGATCCTCGTTCGCCAGGGTGCGCTTGGCAACGGCCTGCCGGAACGCGACATGATGCTGAGCCCGAACCACCGGGTTCTGGTCGCCAACGACCGCACGGCGCTTTACTTCGACGAACACGAGGTGCTGGTTGCGGCCAAGCATCTGGTCGGCGGCGCGGGCATCCATGAGGTCGACAGCATCGGCACCACCTACCTGCACTTCATGTTCGACCGCCACGAGGTCGTTCTGTCGAACGGGGCCTGGACCGAAAGCTTCCAGCCGGGCGACTACACGCTGAAAGGCATGGGCAATTCGCAGCGCAACGAGATATTCGAGCTGTTCCCCGACCTGAAGACACCGGCCGGGCTGGACGCATACGGTGCCGCCCGCAAGACGCTGAAACGGCACGAGGCGCGCCTGCTGGTCCAGTAA